One stretch of Lachnospiraceae bacterium oral taxon 096 DNA includes these proteins:
- a CDS encoding helix-turn-helix domain-containing protein: MLLLHSQNCTITYIADSIGRDKSTISRELSRNTVDNKYMYNLL; the protein is encoded by the coding sequence ATACTACTTCTCCATTCACAAAATTGTACAATTACATATATTGCTGACAGCATTGGTAGAGATAAGTCAACAATCTCTCGTGAGTTATCTCGTAATACTGTGGATAATAAGTATATGTATAATCTTTTGTAG